ACGTGGCTTATGCCAACATGGAAGAGAGAAAGCGACGGCTTCAACGGCAATATTGCCAATGTCGCTGTCAGAAATCTGGTTCGCAACGAATCCAGTGGATTTTCATTCCCGGACACCCTCAAAGGAAGCAAGAAAAGGCGCTTTTCCTCAAAGGAAATCATCTATCGCCAAAACGACCGCGTTGACAGGGTGTTCATGATCCTCAGCGGCATGGTGGAGCTGCTCAGTTATTTACCCAACGGACGCGCGCGAATCGTCAGGCTGCATAGCCATAACCACTGGCTCGGCCTTGAAGGATCAGTAGGCCCGTTCTACGAGCATACAGCCATCGCAGTGGATAACGTCGAGGTGGCTTATATTTCGTTGGAAAAGTTCTTCGCTCTTGAGTGGGAAAACCCGCACCAGTACTGTCAGATTCTGAAACAGGGGTATAAGTACCTGGCTCAGGCAGATCGATGGATTGCTGATTTTTCTACCGGCGGTATTAAATCTCGCGTGGCGCGTTTGGTCGCTTTTCTGGCAAAGCTCGAATATGGCGAATCGTCTACCAGGGTCGAGTTGTTAACCGTTCATGAGATGGCGGATATTTTAGGCGTAACACCAGAGAGCGTGAGCCGTATTCTCGCCGAGTTCAAGCGTACGCATACCTTGCACAGACTGGAGAGTCATTCGGACGGACTGTACGAAATTGATTCGTATCGTTTACAGCAGGATGCGCGACAATAGGCCTGGATCTGAAGGCCTGAAGTAGGCATTGACGAATTTCAATGACTCCCGCATCAATCCCACGCAGGCTGAAAAGAAAAACAGGAGGGGGAAACCGCGCAACGTATGGAAGCGTTGGCTTGGTGCCAGTATGAAATGGTGAAACTACCGATTAACAATCGCATTGAAGCTGGGCAGGCGCTGGCCCGGGCGATGTCGCGCTACCGGGGGCGTGAGGACCTTCTGGTGCTTGGTCTCCCCCGTGGCGGTGTTCCGGTAGCTTACGAGATAGCTGCGGACCTCAATGTCCAACTGGATCTTATGTTGGTCCGTAAACTCGGTACACCGGGGCAAAAGGAGTTGGCCATGGGGGCGATTGCCAGTGGCGGGATCCGCGTACTGAATGACGAGATTGTGGGTGCTCTGGGTATCTCGGATGAGGCCATTGAGAGAGTGGCATCAGAAGAGCAACAGGAACTGGAGCGCAGGGAACAAGCGTACCGCGGCGATCGATCCAGACCCGAAATCGAGGGAAAGTGCATCATTCTGGTAGACGATGGCCTCGCGACCGGGGCCAGCATGCGCGCTGCCATTGAGGCCTTACGCCTCCAGAATCCTTCCAGCATCGTGGTCGCCGTGCCCGTTGCCCCTTCGGATACCATTGGAAAACTGAGTGCGGAGGCTGACGATGTCATCTGTCTTGCCACCCCCGAACCCTTCATGGCGATTGGTAACTGGTACCGAGATTTCACCCAGGTTTCAGACCAGGAAGTAAAACAGACGTTAAACAAAGCCTGGGAGCGATTTCGATGAGCGGAAGCGACAGGAATAGCGCTGAATTCAATGTGCAGGTGAGCGCCGGAGACGCTGAACTTGAGGGTGATCTTGTTATCCCGGAAGGTGCCCGAGGGATTGTGGTGTTTGCCCACGGAAGTGGCAGCAGTCGTTTTAGCCCCCGCAATCAGCTTGTTGCATCTTTCCTTAACGAGGGAGGGTTGGCTACCTTACTCTTTGACCTGTTGACCCCGAAAGAACATGAGATCGACATTCGAACCCGTGAATTCCGGTTTGATATCGATCTGTTGAGCCGTCGCCTGGTATCTACGGTGGATTGGCTTGGCGAACAGCCGAACACCGAGGCAATGAGCATCGGCCTGTTTGGCGCCAGTACGGGGGCGGCAGCTGCTCTGATTGCGGCGGCAGAACGCCCGGGCTCTGTGGCTGCGGTTGTCTCAAGGGGCGGCCGCCCGGATTTGGCCGCAAAGGCGTTGCCGTCTGTGAAAGCACCTACCTTGTTAATTGTTGGTGGTCTTGATCAGGTCGTGATCCAGATGAACCGGGACGCAAGCCGGCAGATGCAGACTGAACCCAGCCTGGAAATTGTCCCCGGGGCAACTCATTTATTTGAGGAGCCCGGAAAGCTCGAAGAGGTCTGCGCCCTGACGCGAGACTGGTTTCTGAAGTTCCTCACTTGAGGTCCGGTATGGCCATGGAGCTTAGCCTTTTCACTCTGAATGCCAGCCACGACTTTGGCATAAAGGTCGCGGAGGAGCTGGGCATAACCCCGGGTCTTCATGAAGAACGTGAATTTGTGGATGGTGAACACAAAAGCCGTCCCCTGGAGAATGTCCGGGGCCGGGACGTTTATGTCATTCAGTCCCTTTACAGCGATGACGACTGCAGTGTGAATGACAAGCTCGTGCGGCTGTTGTGGTTTATTGGTTCCCTGAGAGACGCAGCCGCCGGGCGGATTACAGCCGTGCTGCCTTACCTGTGTTACGCGCGCAAAGACCGCAAAACCAAGCCTCGCGATCCTGTATCCACTCGATACATGGCAGCGGTGTTAGAGGCGGTGGGTATAGATTGCGTAATAACCCTGGACGTTCATAACCTGGTCGCTTATCAGAATGCATTCCGCATCAACAGTGAACACCTTGATGCCAGGAAGTTATTTGCAAGCCACTTCTCGCGTCAACGCGGGGATGAGGACATCGTCGTGGTCTCACCAGACGTGGGCGGCGTGAAACGCGCTGAATTATTTCGACAGACGCTGGAAAAGACTCTGGGGACGCCTGTGGGCAGTGGCTTCATGGAAAAACATCGCAGCGCCGGCACTGTGGCCGGGGAACGGCTGGTTGCGGAGGTCGAAGGTCGTTCAGTGATCATCGTTGACGACCTGATCAGCAGTGGCGGTACCCTTTCGCGCACCGTCAGGGCGTGCAAAAACGCAGGCGCCAGCCGCATATCGGCCGCAGTTTCACATGGGGTATTTGTAGCTGGCGCCGATGAACAATTGGCCGATCCTGCGCTGGAGGAGCTTGTTGTTACCGATACGATACCTCCGTTTCGAGTGAAATCAGGTGTCTTGAAGAATAAGTTGGTCGTGTTGGGGGCCACGTCGCTGTTTGCCAAAGCGATTCGAAACATCCATGAGGGTGGCTCTGTCGTCGAGCTTTTGGAGGTCTGAAGGCTCGCTGCGGTATAGTCACAACATTGAACGGTAGCTGTCGGCGAGGTGGAGATAGGCCTTGGCACGGCTTATCCATTTCTGATGTTGGTCGGCGGAATGGTCCTTGATATGCCAGATAGACAGCTTTGCCCTGAGCGTTGCTCGATAGGCCTTGTAGAAATAGAGTAGTGGCTGAGGTGGATCGTCACCGGTCTTCCGGGAGTAGCACGCAAATACGATCGGGCCAATGTATTCGCCCCCCGCTAGCTGACACTCCATTGCCAGGTAGGCGAGTTCATCGGCCGGGTCAAGGATTCGGAGTTTTCGATTGAACTCCAGACAGTCAATGAAGACCGGCTCCTCGGTCAGACAAATATGCTCGGGTCGGAGGTCGCCGTGCGCCTCAACGATGCGGCGTTCCTTCACTCGTTGATCAAGCAGTTCTGGTTGATTGCAAACTACGTCAAGTTGAGAGTTGGTGATTCGGTCCAGCAGGTTGGCGGGCAGCCGGTAATCATGATCCAGAAGCTCCTCGCGATTGCTGTGAATATCAGTAAGGAATTGCTGACGATAGTCGTAGGCTGATATGTGGACAGGGGGTGCGTTCCGGTAAAAGTCCGCCAGCTTGCAGGAAAATCGGCGAATCTCCTGCTCAGGTATGCGTTGCCCCCGGAGAAGATGGTCGAGCATGCGGTCAGCGGGCAGGCGTCGCATCTTCACCAGCCACTCAGTTATTTCACCGTCGCCATCAAGCTCAAGCTTATTTTCGGTATCCCGGGTTATAGCGATAATGCCTAGATAGACATCCGGTGCCAGCCGGCGATTAAGCCTGACTTCCTCCAGGCAATCACGACGGCGATCATCCAGGGTGCTGAAATCAAGAAAGCTGTGTTTTACAGGCTTTTTCAACTTATAAACGAAACGCTCTGTCATAAATACCCAGGACATATGCGTTTCAACTGTTTCCACGTGAGCCGGGTGCTCGATGTAACTGTCCGGCCGACTCAAAAAGGCGACTTTGGCTTCCAGTTCAGGCTCTCGCCCGGAGTCAGGCTTAACAGGCATAGGCATTGTGAGCATCCGACTGTACTGAATAAGCTCCTTTGTGCCGGCGTTATCGGAGCATCTCGCGAGCCTGCCTCACCATCTGACAGACATACCCCCATTCGTTGTCATACCAGCTCATAATCTTGACCAGATCTCCGTCCACCACCTTCGTCGCGGTCAAATCGACGATGGACGCCCGTGGATCCTGGATAATATCGGATGAGACAATCGGATCCGAGGAAACTCCCAGCACTTCATGGTAGCGGTCGGACTGAGCTTCTTCGCGGAAGATGGCGGTAATTTCGTCTACCGTGGTGCTGCGTTCCGTGACAAATGTTATGTCAGCAATAGAGCCCACTGGTATCGGGACGCGCACGGCCATGCCGTCAAAACGCCCCTTGTAGTCTGGCAGGACCTCAGCAGTGGCGGTCGCTGCGCCCGTGGATGTGGGAATCAGGTTCACTCCCGCGGCGCGACCACGTTCTGCCTGTTTGCTGGGAGAGTCGACGATTCCCTGGCTGGATGTGTAGGCGTGAATGGTAGTCATTACCGCTTTAAGCACACCGATTCGCCTCGCCATGATTTCTGCGACCGGGGCAATGCAGTTGGTTGTGCAGCTCGCGGTGGAAAAGGCGGACGAGCTCGCTTCGTCGAGCTCGTTTACGCCAAAAACGACAGAGGGCAGATTTCCACCTTTACCGGGAGCCGACAAAATCACATGTCGGGCGCCTGCATCAAGGTGTTTGGCCAGATCATCTCGTTGCCGAAAGGCGCCGGTGCATTCAAAAACGACATCGATATCCATGTCCTTCCAGGGCAAATTGCCTGGATTTTTCTCTGCGAACGAGCGAATCCGGCGACCATCAATCACGAGATCATTTTCTGACGCTTCGATGCCCCTTTCGAACCGACCATAAACCGAGTCGTAGCGCAGGAGGTAGATCAGGTTGCCCAGAGGCGTCAGATCATTGATAGCCACCACCTGGAAATTATCCGTTTGCTCGAGCAGTTTTAAGGCTGCCCGGCCGATCCGGCCCATGCCATTGATTGCAACGTTTATCATGAAAACCCTCGTCAAGCCCGCTCAGTTCATCAGGGAACCGGTATTGTAAGTTGAGGCGAACCTCACAAGAGGAACCCTACAATTCTGACCTCTTAGCAATCATGTTAGATCGTGGGGGAAAGATGTCATTGACAAAATTCAATGAGGATAAAGGTCCAGTCATGTTTATTGTCTGAAGCAGCAGCCGCGCATCACTGACCGACCGAGTGAGGGCACAATGGAGCGCCATAAACAGCGAGTATGGCCGGGTCATCCTTATCCTTTGGGTGCAACCTGGGACGGTTCGGGAACCAACTTCGCTCTTTTTTCAGCGTATGCGGAGGGGGTGGAGTTATGCCTGTTTGATCGCGAGGGAAAGCAAGAGCTCGAACGCATCGCGCTTCCTGAGTACACGAATGAGGTATGGCATGGTTATTTCCCCGACCTGGGTCCCGGGCAACTCTATGGCTACCGCGTTTACGGCCCCTATGACCCCGAGGAAGGGCACAGGTTTAACCATCACAAATTGTTGCTGGACCCCTACGCAAAAACACTGTCCGGCGCCCTTGAATGGCATGATGCGCTTTTCGGCTATGTCGTAGGGCATGACAAAGCAGACTTGTCATTCGATAAACGGGACAGCGCTCCCTATATGCCCAAGTGCCAGGTTATCGACCCCTCATTCGAGTGGCATCTGGACCGCCCGATTGCAAGACCGTGGCATGAATCGATCATCTATGAATTGCACGTGCGAGGCTTCACGATACGCCATCCCGATGTTGCGGAAGAAGCCAGAGGAACTTTTCGCGGCCTGGCTGACAAAAAGGTCGTGGGTTATCTGAAGGAACTGGGTGTGACTGCCATCGAGCTGCAACCCGTTCATGCCTTTTTGCACGATCGCTACTTGGTAGAGAGTGAGCTACGAAACTATTGGGGGTACAACCCCATCGGTTTTTTTGCGTTGCACCCGGAGTATCTGGGCAGTGGCTGTATTGATGAATTCAAGGCCTTTGTCCGACTGATGCATGAGTCGGGCATTGAGGTCATTATGGATGTCGTCTATAACCACACTGCGGAGGGTAGCCATCTCGGGCCGACGCTTTCATTAAGGGGCATTGACAACAAATCCTATTATTATCTGATGGGCGGTGAGGCCCGTTATTATAATAATTTCACCGGCACCGGTAATGCTCTGGAATTGCGCCACCCTTCGGTACTGCGCATGGTTACCGACTCGCTTCGTTACTGGGTCAATGAAATGGGCGTGGACGGTTTCCGCTTCGACCTGGCGACCACGCTGGCCAGAGTCAATGGCGAGTTCGACGAGCATGCGAGCTTTCTTGACTCCGTAGCCCAGGATCCGCTCCTATCTACGGTCAAATTGATCGCCGAACCCTGGGACGCCGGTGACGCGGGGTATCAACTTGGGCGGTTCCCACCCGGCTGGGCGGAATGGAATGATCGCTATCGCGACAGTGTGCGCAAGTTCTGGCGTGGTGATCCTGGCCAGTTGCCGGAGCTTGCGTCGAGGTTATCCGGCTCCAGTGATATTTATGACGTTCGCGGGCGACGCCCCTGGACAAGCGTCAACTTTGTGACCGCCCACGATGGCTTCACGTTACATGACCTGGTGAGCTATAACGAAAAACACAACGAGGCCAATCAGGAGGACAACCAAGACGGTCATGAGCATAATTACAGCTGGAATTGTGGTGTCGAAGGGCCGACGGACGACCCTGAGGTCATACACCTCAGAGAACAACAAAAGCGTAATTTACTGGCAACGCTGATGCTCTCGCAAGGCGTGCCAATGCTCCTGGCCGGTGATGAGTTCGGGCATACCCAGGACGGCAATAACAATGCGTATTGCCAGGATAATGAGATCAGCTGGCTGGATTGGACGGGAATTGATGCTGAGGGGCGTGCACTACTGGCCTTTGTTCAGAGCCTGATTCAATTGCGGCGCCAGCACATTGTTTTCCATCGGCACCGGTTTTTCCATGGTAAAGAAATCCCTGGCACTAAGACCAAAGACATCACATGGCTAATGCCGAATGGCGAGGAGATGGACAAGAAAAACTGGGAATCGGAAACAGAAAAGTGTGTGGCAGTGTTAATCAGTGGTGAGGCGGGTCAATATCACCTGACGGAACACGGTGAGAGGGAACCGGATGACACGTTTCTGCTCATCCTCAATGCATTGGCCGAAACTGTGGAGTTCGCCTTACCGGAGGTGGAGCACTTTAGTCACCAGGCAGTCATAATAGACACTGCGTTTGAGGGTGAAGAGGGCGGGATTGTTGAGCGAGAGGTCAAAAACCCGTTTTTCGCACAGCCCCGCTCGCTGGCTCTAATTAGGTATGTGTCTGAAGCCGGTTGACTATTAGCAGGAACCGGTCCGGCATTGGGCCAGTCAGAGTGGCGCACAATTTCTGGTGAGTAAGGCAACGGGGAAATATCGGAAAAGATCTGCAGCCCTGAACCAGAGGCCATTGTCGTTCCGGGAGACCTGCGGAACCTCATCAGTAAGCACATTGTGGAAACTGCCTGTGCTGGCATCTCCCCCAGCCTCAATCCACGTATCATCCCACGTAGGACTGCCAAGTGGCATGCTGTCGTTTCCGTCAGTCAGCCTCGCGAACCAGCGTGGAACCGCAACTATAACCTCTTTATCTCCGAGGCGCCGGCCGAAAGCACAGATGTGGTTAGCTCTGTGCCCCCGGGTTTTCAGTTCAAAATACTCACCCTCAATGAACAGGGAGTATTGCTGGCGCCGCAAGGTCAGTGTCCGCCATGTAAGAAACAGCTTGGCTCGTCCATCTTCGATTTGGGTCAGTAAATCCTGCAAAAGGGCCCGAGGGTCTGAGTTGTTCCGATATTCGGTTGTTAGCGCCTGCAGTGCTCGCTGCCGACGATGAAAATCGACAGGGGCTCGATTGTCGGGGTCAACGAGATTGAAAGCACAGAGGTCATTGCCCTGATAGATGTCCGGAACGCCAGGGATCGTGAGTTTAAGCAGCGTTTGTGACAGGCTGCTGAGCAAACCGAACCATCCCAAACGTTGTTGAAAGGGAATAAAATCCTTTAGAAACTCATTGTTCCTTGAGTTGTCCAGCAATGCGCGCACAAACAATTGCATGGCACTTTCGTATTCAGGGTTCGGATTGATCCAGGAGGTGAAGACCTTGGCTTCTCTGACAGCCTTGAGCATGTAAGCTTCGATACGGCCTCTGATTCCCGCCAGGTCAGACTCGGGTGTTGTTCCCGGTGGCCAGGCGCCCAGCAGAATCTGATAGAGCAGATACTCATCATTGCGGGAGGGCATTGGGATATCATTGACGAGGCGTTTCTTGTGGCGATTCATTCGACTCCAGCGAGACACGTGCTGGCGCCATTCACGGGGCAATTCGGAGAGGATGTTGATGCGGGTACGGACATCCTCGCTGCGCTTGCTGTCATGGGTGGATGTCGTGACCATCGATTGAGGCCATGCCGACAAACGGCGCTGGTTTTCCTGGTGGAATGTGTCGACGGACACACCGAATGCTCGCGGGTCAAAACCAACGTCATTCATCGAAACCAACCGGTTGTAACTATAGAGTGCGGTGTCCTCCAGGCCCTTGGCCATAACCGGAGCCGTGTACTGCTGAAAACGCAGGGCGAACCTTACCACTTCCTGCCTTATTCTCGGGCTATACCTGTTGACCTCGCCAAGGGTTATTAACTCTTCCAGAAAATCGAAGATCTGTATGTCATTTGCAGGACTGCGCTTCTTGGCCTGAGTGATGGCCTGACGGATGTAATGATAATCTGTCTCGGAGCTTCGCTCCCGGGTGATGTACGTCCGATAGACCGGAAAGCAGGCAGCGATCTCCGCGGTGGCTGCACGCAGGGCCTGGTAGGTGAAGTCGCGGGTGTGACGGTCAGTCTGCGCAATGCTGCTGGCCAGCTTGGCGAGGGAAGTCAGGTCACTCGCCAGCGCGCCGTGAATGATGAGTTTTTTCCGCTTGTATAACAACTCGCTGAAGTCGTCACTCTGGCCCGTGAACTGTCGGTAGAATCGGCTAAGCGCATGCTCTGAATCCGGACAGATCAGCAAGCCGTTGAGGAGGTGGGCGGCTTCGTATCCTGTGGTGCCGGAAACTGGCCATTCAACAGGCAGGTGTTCCGGGTAGGTGAGTACCTTTTCTACCAGCACATAATAGTTGGCTTCCGTCGGCTCTTGCACCTTGGCGTCCAGCGTGCTGGCGATCATGGCCTGAAGGTCGCCATAGTATTTGAAGGGGTCAGACAAACCATCCGGGTGGTCAATGCGTAAACCGCTGATCTCACCATTATCGATAAGCCTCTGGACAAGGCGATGAGTGGCGCTAAACACGTCGTCGTCTTCGATTCGGATGCCCGCCAGTTCATTGATATCAAAAAAGCGACGGTAATTGATCTCGTCTGATGCCACCTGCCAGTACGCCAGTCGATACGCCTGCTTCTCCAGCAAGCGGTCAAGCGGGTCGAAGCTTTCTGGTTGGCCCAAAGTGCCGTTGAAGTGTCTGAGGTTCCTGTTTATATGCGCCCGGATTTCGGGGTAATGGCGGTATAGTTCGGTTAGATGACCTTTGCACGCCGCAATGCCCCTGGTCCGTTTTGTTCGCCGGGTACTGGCTAGCTCCGTCCGCCGTGGCAGAGCATGGCAATCGGCAATAAGCGCTGTAAACGAACTGAAAACCTGAGGATCTCTGCTCAGTTGGTGCTCTAGCAGCTCGATTCCAAAGCTGAGGATTTGCGGGTAGCTGCGAGGGTCAACCGGAAACAGGTGCTCGTAATAGCGTACGCCAAAGGTGCCCTCGTCAGCATTCAATACAAGCGTCAACTCGCCTTGCTCAAGGGTGGCGCCATAGTGATCACCCAAAAAGGGCAGCAGGACCTTGTTGCGCAGAGCAGGATTGGCAGGGTGCCAGTCAATGTCGAAATACCGGGCGTAGGCAGAAGACTCGCCGTTTTCCAGAACATCGAGCCACCAGGCGTTATCGTCACCTCCGACGCCCATGTGGTTCGGAACGATATCCAGAATCTGGCTCATTCCATGTTCCTGCAACGCCTGGACGTAGGTGGCGAAACTGGCTTCGTCTCCGAGCTCCGGGTCCAGAGCATTGTGATCGACTATGTCGTAGCCATGAGGGCTGCCGGCCCGTGCTTTCAGAAACGGTGAAGCGTAAATGTGGCTGATGCCGAGGAGGTGGAGATAAGGGATGATTTTGGTGGCAGCGGCGAAGGTGAAGTCACGATTGAACTGCAGGCGATAGGTTGCAGAGGGTGCTACAGGCGCTCTCATGCAGAGGTGCTCCCGGCCTTCAGTAACCAGGCTACTGACCAGGGGGGTAGCTCCACGTCGCCGTGTTTCCCGATCAGCGGTGTGTGAGTGGCGTAAAGGACCTCGCCCGGTGGCCATTTGATGCCTGCAATGCCTTTGCTATCAAGGTTGGCGATGAGGAAAAGCTCGGAGCCGTCGCCCAATACCCAGCGTGCTGCCAGAGCTCGATCGCCGAGTTTCAGGGAGGGTTTCTGATGGCCGGCCATTTTACCAAGCCGGGGTATCAGTTCTCGTTGTCGAAGGGCGTTAAGTTCCCGATTTAGCGTCAGCCAGTATGTATGCTCCTTCAGGTCACAGGTGGTCCAGTCGAGTACAGACTGTGTGAAGGTTTCCGGAGCCATCGGGTTGGGTATGCATTCTCGTGATTCGGGGTCACTGAATTGTGGAAATCCAGCGAACTCCTGCTGACGACCGTTAATGACGCTTTCCGCCAACTCCGGCCCGAAGTCACAGAAAAAGGTGAATGGCTGAATGCAGCCCCACTCTTCACCCATGAATAACAGAGGCACTGAGGGGGCAAGCCGGAGCAGGACCGTCGCTGCCCTGAGCTGCTCCGGACTGGCCAGCGAAGCTATGCGTTCGCCGAAAGCCCGGTTGCCTACCTGGTCATGGTTTTGCAGAAATGAGACAAAGGCGGTGGCGGGTAAATGGCCGCTGGGTTCGCCTCTGCGGCGCTTCTCGCGATAAGCCGAAGGCTCTCCCTGATAGGTAAACCCCTCGGTCAGGCATCTTCCCAGAAGCTGAACTGGCTCATGGGTGTAATCCATGTAGTAGCCCGTCGACTCACCTGTTAGCAGCAGGTGCAGGACGTGGTGGAAATCGTCGTTCCACTGAGCGTTGTAAAGTTGTGGTCTTGCGTTCCTGTCGCGGGGCAGGAAATGCGCTGCGTTGTGATCATTCTCAAGGATCAAATGAATATGTCGGGTGTCACCAAAATGGCTGCGAACTCGCTGTGCCAGATCAGTAAGAATGTCCGGCGTCGAATCGTCCGTTATGGTGTGAACAGCATCCAGGCGTAACCCGTCGAGATTGTATTCTTGCAGCCAGAACAGCGCATTGTGGATGAAAAACTGCCGCACCGGCTCGCTGTCATTACCGTCGAAATTGATGCCCGCGCCCCAGGGAGTCTCATGTCGATCAGAGAAAAACTGGGGCGCATAATGCATAAGGTAGTTGCCCTCAGGCCCGAAATGGTTGTAAACCACATCGAGATAAACCATCAGGCCGCGCCCATGAGCGGCATCGATGAGCGCTTTCAGGTCGTCGGGGCGTCCATACTGGCTGTCGGGAGCGAAGAGGTGGACAGCGTCATAGCCCCAGTTACGGGAACCGGGGAAGTCCGCCACCGGCATCAATTCGATCGCGGTGATGCCTAGTTCTGCCAGATAGTCGAGTTTGTCCATCGCCGCCGCAAAGTTGCCTTCCCTGGTAAAGCA
This Marinobacter salinus DNA region includes the following protein-coding sequences:
- a CDS encoding Crp/Fnr family transcriptional regulator, encoding MPTWKRESDGFNGNIANVAVRNLVRNESSGFSFPDTLKGSKKRRFSSKEIIYRQNDRVDRVFMILSGMVELLSYLPNGRARIVRLHSHNHWLGLEGSVGPFYEHTAIAVDNVEVAYISLEKFFALEWENPHQYCQILKQGYKYLAQADRWIADFSTGGIKSRVARLVAFLAKLEYGESSTRVELLTVHEMADILGVTPESVSRILAEFKRTHTLHRLESHSDGLYEIDSYRLQQDARQ
- a CDS encoding phosphoribosyltransferase, whose product is MEALAWCQYEMVKLPINNRIEAGQALARAMSRYRGREDLLVLGLPRGGVPVAYEIAADLNVQLDLMLVRKLGTPGQKELAMGAIASGGIRVLNDEIVGALGISDEAIERVASEEQQELERREQAYRGDRSRPEIEGKCIILVDDGLATGASMRAAIEALRLQNPSSIVVAVPVAPSDTIGKLSAEADDVICLATPEPFMAIGNWYRDFTQVSDQEVKQTLNKAWERFR
- a CDS encoding dienelactone hydrolase family protein; its protein translation is MSGSDRNSAEFNVQVSAGDAELEGDLVIPEGARGIVVFAHGSGSSRFSPRNQLVASFLNEGGLATLLFDLLTPKEHEIDIRTREFRFDIDLLSRRLVSTVDWLGEQPNTEAMSIGLFGASTGAAAALIAAAERPGSVAAVVSRGGRPDLAAKALPSVKAPTLLIVGGLDQVVIQMNRDASRQMQTEPSLEIVPGATHLFEEPGKLEEVCALTRDWFLKFLT
- a CDS encoding ribose-phosphate diphosphokinase produces the protein MAMELSLFTLNASHDFGIKVAEELGITPGLHEEREFVDGEHKSRPLENVRGRDVYVIQSLYSDDDCSVNDKLVRLLWFIGSLRDAAAGRITAVLPYLCYARKDRKTKPRDPVSTRYMAAVLEAVGIDCVITLDVHNLVAYQNAFRINSEHLDARKLFASHFSRQRGDEDIVVVSPDVGGVKRAELFRQTLEKTLGTPVGSGFMEKHRSAGTVAGERLVAEVEGRSVIIVDDLISSGGTLSRTVRACKNAGASRISAAVSHGVFVAGADEQLADPALEELVVTDTIPPFRVKSGVLKNKLVVLGATSLFAKAIRNIHEGGSVVELLEV
- the gap gene encoding type I glyceraldehyde-3-phosphate dehydrogenase, coding for MINVAINGMGRIGRAALKLLEQTDNFQVVAINDLTPLGNLIYLLRYDSVYGRFERGIEASENDLVIDGRRIRSFAEKNPGNLPWKDMDIDVVFECTGAFRQRDDLAKHLDAGARHVILSAPGKGGNLPSVVFGVNELDEASSSAFSTASCTTNCIAPVAEIMARRIGVLKAVMTTIHAYTSSQGIVDSPSKQAERGRAAGVNLIPTSTGAATATAEVLPDYKGRFDGMAVRVPIPVGSIADITFVTERSTTVDEITAIFREEAQSDRYHEVLGVSSDPIVSSDIIQDPRASIVDLTATKVVDGDLVKIMSWYDNEWGYVCQMVRQAREMLR
- the glgX gene encoding glycogen debranching protein GlgX, giving the protein MERHKQRVWPGHPYPLGATWDGSGTNFALFSAYAEGVELCLFDREGKQELERIALPEYTNEVWHGYFPDLGPGQLYGYRVYGPYDPEEGHRFNHHKLLLDPYAKTLSGALEWHDALFGYVVGHDKADLSFDKRDSAPYMPKCQVIDPSFEWHLDRPIARPWHESIIYELHVRGFTIRHPDVAEEARGTFRGLADKKVVGYLKELGVTAIELQPVHAFLHDRYLVESELRNYWGYNPIGFFALHPEYLGSGCIDEFKAFVRLMHESGIEVIMDVVYNHTAEGSHLGPTLSLRGIDNKSYYYLMGGEARYYNNFTGTGNALELRHPSVLRMVTDSLRYWVNEMGVDGFRFDLATTLARVNGEFDEHASFLDSVAQDPLLSTVKLIAEPWDAGDAGYQLGRFPPGWAEWNDRYRDSVRKFWRGDPGQLPELASRLSGSSDIYDVRGRRPWTSVNFVTAHDGFTLHDLVSYNEKHNEANQEDNQDGHEHNYSWNCGVEGPTDDPEVIHLREQQKRNLLATLMLSQGVPMLLAGDEFGHTQDGNNNAYCQDNEISWLDWTGIDAEGRALLAFVQSLIQLRRQHIVFHRHRFFHGKEIPGTKTKDITWLMPNGEEMDKKNWESETEKCVAVLISGEAGQYHLTEHGEREPDDTFLLILNALAETVEFALPEVEHFSHQAVIIDTAFEGEEGGIVEREVKNPFFAQPRSLALIRYVSEAG
- the treY gene encoding malto-oligosyltrehalose synthase; translated protein: MRAPVAPSATYRLQFNRDFTFAAATKIIPYLHLLGISHIYASPFLKARAGSPHGYDIVDHNALDPELGDEASFATYVQALQEHGMSQILDIVPNHMGVGGDDNAWWLDVLENGESSAYARYFDIDWHPANPALRNKVLLPFLGDHYGATLEQGELTLVLNADEGTFGVRYYEHLFPVDPRSYPQILSFGIELLEHQLSRDPQVFSSFTALIADCHALPRRTELASTRRTKRTRGIAACKGHLTELYRHYPEIRAHINRNLRHFNGTLGQPESFDPLDRLLEKQAYRLAYWQVASDEINYRRFFDINELAGIRIEDDDVFSATHRLVQRLIDNGEISGLRIDHPDGLSDPFKYYGDLQAMIASTLDAKVQEPTEANYYVLVEKVLTYPEHLPVEWPVSGTTGYEAAHLLNGLLICPDSEHALSRFYRQFTGQSDDFSELLYKRKKLIIHGALASDLTSLAKLASSIAQTDRHTRDFTYQALRAATAEIAACFPVYRTYITRERSSETDYHYIRQAITQAKKRSPANDIQIFDFLEELITLGEVNRYSPRIRQEVVRFALRFQQYTAPVMAKGLEDTALYSYNRLVSMNDVGFDPRAFGVSVDTFHQENQRRLSAWPQSMVTTSTHDSKRSEDVRTRINILSELPREWRQHVSRWSRMNRHKKRLVNDIPMPSRNDEYLLYQILLGAWPPGTTPESDLAGIRGRIEAYMLKAVREAKVFTSWINPNPEYESAMQLFVRALLDNSRNNEFLKDFIPFQQRLGWFGLLSSLSQTLLKLTIPGVPDIYQGNDLCAFNLVDPDNRAPVDFHRRQRALQALTTEYRNNSDPRALLQDLLTQIEDGRAKLFLTWRTLTLRRQQYSLFIEGEYFELKTRGHRANHICAFGRRLGDKEVIVAVPRWFARLTDGNDSMPLGSPTWDDTWIEAGGDASTGSFHNVLTDEVPQVSRNDNGLWFRAADLFRYFPVALLTRNCAPL